In Silene latifolia isolate original U9 population chromosome X, ASM4854445v1, whole genome shotgun sequence, the following proteins share a genomic window:
- the LOC141623891 gene encoding uncharacterized protein LOC141623891: MAGAGRGRKRGGGSGSGQSTRPEEEEEEFVQEDPMQIDGDGEETDATDEPPRVPIRYTSDHRMILEPAGLWFMDDCVIRGVTKITKTNFVGPIPTSWTQASHAQREAWFNNFRLSFAWSPSQEQNVRNRYNDVGTRRYRDVIWKVIRRPKEPDHMKGDKYEGLIKHTKSEAFQKKSKQASLNKRGGKEDAVNEPTHYAGSRSFWNRMLGKGKKKSQPIATIPELFLDTHSRVDHKGVRTWTKPKDKQLYEAFEQEKAVNPEKPDNDIWYELVDGFKKGHVYGTGSSTPAFYEKTRRRSTSTIPSNTYQPGIISQLQNQIRERDERDAKRDEELAKRDEEFRQMKERMEMFENWWQGCNPGPRPNYDPNDPHGPPGGSGAGVGFQVR; this comes from the exons atggctggagcaggtcgaggtaggaagcgtggaggcggctcaggttctggacagagtacgcgtccggaggaggaggaggaggagtttgtgcaggaggatccgatgcagatagacggtgacggtgaggagactgacgctaccgacgagccaccacgggtgccgatacggtacacttcagatcatcggatgattcttgagccggcgggattatg gtttatggacgattgcgtgatacgaggtgtcacgaaaatcacgaagactaatttcgtgggtccaattcctacatcgtggacacaagcttctcaTGCACAAAgagaggcgtggttcaataactttcgg ctatcatttgcttggtcaccgtctcaagaacagaatgtccgtaacaggtacaatgacgtcggtactcgacgatatcgggacgtgatttggaaggtaattaggcgcccaaaggaaccagaccacatgaaag gtgacaagtatgaaggcttaataaagcataccaaaagtgaagcttttcagaagaagtctaagcaagcatccctcaacaaaagaggaggaaaggaagacgccgtgaacgagcctactcattacgcgggttcacgatcgttctggaatcgtatgttgggt aaaggaaagaagaagtcacagCCGATTGCGACGATACCGGAACTGTTTctggacacgcattccagggttgaccacaaaggggttagaacttggactaagccaaaagacaagcaattatat gaagcatttgaacaagaaaaagccgtcaatccagaaaaaccggataatgacatatggtatgagttggtggatggcttcaagaaagggcacgtgtatggtaccggaagttcaacaccggctttctatgagaaaacgcgtagaagatcgacttcaacaattcccagcaacacgtatcaaccgggaattattagtcaacttcaaaatcaaataagagagcgtgatgaacgtgatgccaaacgtgatgaagaacttgccaaacgtgatgaagaattccgccaaatgaaggaaagaatggaaatgtttgagaattggtggcaaggttgtaaccccggacctagacccaactacgatccaaatgatccgcatggtccacctggggggagtggagccggtgttggcttccaagtaagatga